The proteins below are encoded in one region of Ciconia boyciana chromosome 19, ASM3463844v1, whole genome shotgun sequence:
- the NBL1 gene encoding neuroblastoma suppressor of tumorigenicity 1, producing the protein MCPPSPGCCRILAELAMMLWFVVGALFPALLLAAPPPINKLALFPDKSAWCEAKNITQIVGHSGCESKSIQNRACLGQCFSYSVPNTFPQSTESLVHCDSCMPAQSMWEIVTLDCPGNDEIPRVDKLVEKILHCSCQACGKEPSHEGALFNVYLNAEENMPAEGPSPHHYAHHQQEVEEPPASSHHHHEEGDE; encoded by the exons ATGTGCCCGCCGTCGCCTGGGTG TTGTAGGATTTTGGCAGAGCTGGCCATGATGTTATGGTTCGTGGTTGGTGCCCTCTTCCCAGCgctgctcctggctgcaccGCCCCCCATAAACAAGCTCGCCCTCTTCCCGGACAAGAGCGCTTGGTGCGAGGCAAAGAACATCACCCAGATCGTGGGGCACAGCGGCTGCGAGTCCAAGTCCATCCAGAACAG GGCCTGCCTGGGACAGTGTTTCAGCTACAGCGTCCCCAACACCTTCCCTCAGTCCACAGAGTCCCTGGTTCACTGCGACTCCTGCATGCCAGCCCAGTCCATGTGGGAAATC GTGACACTGGACTGTCCAGGCAACGACGAGATCCCCAGGGTTGACAAGCTGGTGGAGAAGATACTTCACTGTAGCTGCCAGGCTTGCGGGAAGGAGCCGAGCCACGAGGGAGCCCTGTTCAATGTCTACCTGAACGCAGAGGAGAACATGCCCGCTGAAGGTCCCAGCCCCCATCACTATGCCCACCACCAACAGGAGGTGGAAGagcctcctgcctccagccaccaCCATCACGAGGAGGGCGACGAGTGA